One segment of Primulina tabacum isolate GXHZ01 chromosome 14, ASM2559414v2, whole genome shotgun sequence DNA contains the following:
- the LOC142524240 gene encoding uncharacterized protein LOC142524240: MASGVEGFFRQQKKKSGITKPAPSKKTPRSKASASLGSGVVQTPALVSHGSFDLWDECDDKEEVLRQFDMNMEYGPCLGMSRLDRWKRANALGLNPPETIGQLLTAGKANSECLWDGRV, encoded by the exons ATGGCTTCTGGCGTGGAGGGTTTCTTTAGGCAACAGAAGAAGAAATCGGGCATCACAAAGCCAGCACCGTCAAAGAAAACTCCAAGGTCCAAAGCTTCTGCTTCCCTGGGATCCGGCGTCGTACAAACCCCTGCTCTTGTTTCCCATGGCTCTTTCGATCTCTGGG ACGAATGTGATGACAAGGAGGAGGTTCTTAGGCAATTTGATATGAACATGGAGTATGGCCCGTGCTTAGGCATGAGCAGACTGGACCGTTGGAAACGTGCTAACGCCTTAGGCTTGAACCCTCCAGAAACGATCGGGCAGCTTTTAACGGCGGGTAAAGCTAACTCTGAATGCTTGTGGGATGGACGTGTATAG